The Malus domestica chromosome 10, GDT2T_hap1 genome contains a region encoding:
- the LOC114827730 gene encoding disease resistance protein RPV1 isoform X1 has translation MALTLSTQRASTSFLSNESAPRWRYDVFLSFRGVDTREGFVSHLYHELCNCQGITTFFDDQELERGTSIPPELLSAIKASHTAIVVLSPNYASSKWCLDELRNIVECMEARKSILPVFYETNPSDIGNQRASFAKALAEHEEKFSSTEDKKKVTQWRADLKKVSKISGWHSKNFKSEGQLIDDIVKCVRRKVQATWTLLDSSQKLVGTDSALEQLSLLLAHDANDVRFIGITGMGGVGKTTLAKLVYDKIFHHFEVHCFLENVREVSVRKRTLVRLQKQLLSPILKENIENVSDQQWGIIYTKKCLCNKKVLLVLDDVDQINQLQALAGKEDWFGMGSRIIVTTRNERLLVEHDITLCHNVKVLKDAEALKLFSLHAFRKDQPEKDFLELSKYFINHAGGLPLALQILGSALFKRGLDAWRSERHNLSKIPKPEIFDQLKISYDGLEEMQKSIFLDVACFHKGKYTEQVIEILDNSNSFGISSRIVIDVLIEKSLLCQDHNNGIWMHDLIQEMAWKIVGDESKEPGLHSRLWLYEDIIRVFMTNTGTGAIEAISLCLPKVEEVRQWNWQAFSKLHGLRILEFDNLIFSSCPEFLPCSLRTINWRFYPSEFLPTNFQLRFLTQLKMYGSKLVRLWEGKMDLPNLKYIDLCNSNKLMSTPDFSSLPNLETLKLSYCKNLVEIHPSIAVLKRLKSLCLDCHSIKSLPSEFEMDSLEVLSLDDCYNLKKIPEFGEHMKNLKSISFSGSAIEEIPSSIGHLVGLKVLHLRYCKNLKKIPEFGEQMKNLESIDLRSSAIEEIPSSIGHLVGLQKFYLDNCKNLKKIPEFGEQMKNLESISFSGSAIEEIPSSIGHLVGLKVLHLHNCKNLKKIPEFGEQMKNLELIVLSGSAIEEIPSSIGHLVGLKVLHLDNCKNLKKIPEFGEQMKNLELIALSGSAIEEIPSSIGHLVSLYELHLDNCKNLEKIPEFGEQMKNLESIVLSGSAIEEIPSSIGHLVGLKELYLNNCKNLKKIPEFGEQMKNLAFIDLIGSAIEEVPLSFGHLVGLQKLHLDNCKNLKKILEFGEQKKNLESIALSGSAIEEIPSSIGHLVGLKYLRLSNSKNLFSNPPHWGLVFSSLTRLCSLIELSLRDCELYEGDIPDDIGCLSFLEELELSGNNFVSLPESIRCLSKLRRLDLDRCKSLQELPPLPSERYLWVNVHNCTSLKRLLDPSKMMRRYTCANGKKSFCYDFICLNNIALAQDEGWINTILSTILKSAIEFDLLRSEIVIPGSEIRGWFSNQSVGSSGSVFDLLRSEIVIPGSKIRGWFSNQSVGSSGSVFNLLRSEIVIPGSEIPGWFSNQSVGHSVNVDLPPPSCTDWLGIAFCVVFQEPKQNLVNPPAPPDCDVFNIVLDFYGFKVTYTIGSLMSEHLWVFYLDRSRCLHQEQFLFETYFGPYRWRIVKAELNAVKKCGARLLYKQDLEELIQTLKILKCTHEYRDEAAPIGPGSPSFNDTKQICTRHSYQSPSIYPISFIVSIASPS, from the exons ATGGCATTGACTTTGAGCACCCAAAGAGCCTCCACATCTTTTCTTTCGAATGAATCAGCTCCTCGATGGAGGTATGATGTGTTTTTGAGTTTCCGGGGTGTAGACACCCGTGAGGGTTTTGTATCCCATTTATACCATGAATTGTGCAATTGCCAAGGAATTACGACTTTCTTTGACGATCAAGAGCTTGAAAGAGGCACAAGTATTCCTCCAGAGCTCCTAAGTGCAATCAAAGCATCGCACACAGCAATCGTTGTTCTCTCTCCAAACTATGCTTCTTCCAAATGGTGCTTGGACGAACTCAGAAACATTGTTGAATGCATGGAAGCGAGGAAATCAATTCTGCCGGTCTTTTATGAGACAAATCCATCTGACATAGGAAATCAGAGGGCGTCTTTTGCCAAAGCCTTGGCTGAGCATGAAGAAAAGTTCAGTAGTACCGAAGACAAAAAGAAGGTGACCCAGTGGAGAGCAGATTTGAAAAAAGTATCCAAAATTTCTGGGTGGCATTCGAAGAATTTTAA GTCTGAAGGACAGCTAATTGATGACATCGTCAAATGTGTGCGGCGGAAAGTGCAAGCTACATGGACGCTATTAGATTCCTCGCAGAAGTTAGTCGGAACTGATTCTGCACTCGAGCAACTAAGTTTGCTGTTAGCTCATGATGCAAATGATGTTCGATTTATTGGGATAACTGGGATGGGTGGCGTAGGCAAGACTACTCTTGCTAAGCTAGTTTATGATAAAATCTTCCATCATTTTGAAGTTCACTGCTTTCTTGAAAACGTTAGAGAGGTTTCTGTAAGAAAGCGTACTCTAGTTCGTCTTCAAAAACAACTTCTTTCCCCAATCTtgaaagaaaatattgaaaacgTTAGTGACCAACAATGGGGAATCATTTACACTAAGAAATGCTTATGCAACAAAAAGGTTCTTCTTGTACTTGATGATGTGGATCAAATAAACCAGCTACAAGCACTAGCTGGAAAGGAAGATTGGTTTGGCATGGGAAGTAGAATTATCGTTACAACTAGAAATGAACGTCTGCTGGTCGAGCATGACATAACATTATGTCATAATGTCAAGGTGTTAAAGGATGCCGAAGCACTAAAGCTCTTTAGCCTGCATGCCTTCAGAAAAGACCAACCTGAGAAAGATTTTTTGGAACTGTCCAAATATTTCATTAATCATGCTGGAGGCCTTCCATTAGCTCTTCAAATTTTGGGGTCGGCTTTGTTTAAGAGAGGGCTAGATGCTTGGCGTAGCGAGCGGCATAATTTGTCAAAAATTCCAAAGCCAGAAATTTTTGATCAACTTAAAATAAGTTATGATGGACTAGAAGAGATGCAAAAGAGCATTTTTCTCGATGTTGCATGTTTCCACAAAGGGAAGTACACAGAGCAAGTAATTGAAATACTAGATAATTCTAATTCTTTTGGAATTTCTAGCCGTATTGTGATAGATGTTCTAATTGAGAAGTCTCTCCTCTGTCAAGATCACAACAATGGCATATGGATGCATGATTTGATACAAGAAATGGCATGGAAAATTGTTGGTGATGAGTCTAAAGAGCCTGGTCTACATAGTAGGTTGTGGCTTTACGAGGACATTATACGTGTATTCATGACCAATACG GGTACGGGAGCAATTGAAGCAATATCCTTATGCTTGCCCAAAGTAGAGGAGGTACGCCAATGGAATTGGCAAGCCTTCTCTAAGCTCCATGGACTGAGGATTTTGGAATTCGataatttgattttttcttCATGCCCCGAATTTCTTCCATGTTCCTTGAGAACTATAAATTGGAGATTCTATCCATCCGAGTTTCTTCCAACCAACTTTCAACTGCGTTTTCTTACTCAACTCAAGATGTATGGGAGCAAACTTGTTCGGCTATGGGAGGGAAAAATG GACTTGCCCAACTTGAAATATATCGATCTTTGCAACTCCAATAAATTGATGAGTACTCCAGATTTCAGCAGTCTTCCAAATCTTGAGACGTTGAAACTTTCGTATTGTAAGAATTTAGTTGAGATCCACCCGTCTATTGCAGTCCTCAAAAGACTTAAATCTTTGTGTCTTGACTGCCACAGTATTAAGAGCCTCCCAAGTGAGTTTGAAATGGATTCCCTTGAGGTTCTCTCTCTTGATGACTGCTACAATCTGAAAAAGATTCCAGAATTTGGGGAGCATATGAAGAATTTGAAGTCAATTAGCTTCAGTGGTAGTGCGATCGAGGAAATACCTTCATCAATTGGACATCTGGTTGGCCTCAAGGTGTTGCATCTTCGTTATtgcaaaaatctgaaaaagATTCCAGAATTTGGGGAGCAGATGAAGAATTTGGAGTCGATTGACTTACGTAGTAGTGCGATCGAGGAAATACCTTCATCAATTGGACATCTGGTTGGCCTTCAGAAGTTTTATCTAGATAATtgcaaaaatctgaaaaagATTCCAGAATTTGGGGAGCAGATGAAGAATTTGGAGTCGATTAGCTTCAGTGGTAGTGCGATCGAGGAAATACCTTCATCAATTGGACATCTGGTTGGCCTTAAGGTGTTGCATCTAC ATAACtgcaaaaatctgaaaaagATTCCAGAATTTGGGGAGCAGATGAAGAATTTGGAGTTGATTGTCTTAAGTGGTAGTGCGATCGAGGAAATACCTTCATCAATTGGACATCTGGTTGGCCTTAAGGTGTTGCATCTAGATAATtgcaaaaatctgaaaaagATTCCAGAATTTGGGGAGCAGATGAAGAATTTGGAGTTGATTGCCTTAAGTGGTAGTGCGATTGAGGAAATACCTTCATCAATTGGACATCTGGTTAGCCTTTATGAGTTGCATCTAGATAATTGcaaaaatctggaaaagattCCAGAATTTGGGGAGCAGATGAAGAATTTGGAGTCGATTGTCTTAAGTGGTAGTGCGATCGAGGAAATACCTTCATCAATTGGACATCTGGTTGGCCTTAAGGAGTTGTATCTAAATAATtgcaaaaatctgaaaaagATTCCAGAATTTGGGGAGCAGATGAAGAATTTGGCGTTCATTGACTTAATTGGTAGTGCGATCGAGGAAGTACCTTTATCCTTTGGACATCTGGTTGGCCTTCAGAAGTTGCATCTAGATAATtgcaaaaatctgaaaaagATTCTAGAATTTGGGGAGCAGAAGAAGAATTTGGAGTCGATTGCCTTAAGTGGTAGTGCGATCGAGGAAATACCTTCATCAATTGGACATCTGGTTGGCCTTAAATATTTGCGTCTATCGAATAGCAAAAATCTCTTCTCTAATCCTCCTCATTGGGGTTTGGTGTTCTCTTCTCTAACTCGTTTATGCTCTTTGATAGAGTTATCTCTAAGAGATTGTGAACTCTATGAAGGGGATATCCCCGATGATATTGGCTGCTTGTCCTTTCTGGAAGAATTGGAACTTAGTGGAAATAATTTCGTCAGTCTACCTGAAAGCATTAGATGCCTTTCTAAGCTTCGGCGTCTTGATCTCGATAGGTGCAAAAGCCTTCAAGAATTGCCCCCTCTTCCATCAGAGCGTTATTTGTGGGTGAATGTACACAATTGTACTTCCTTAAAAAGGTTGTTAGATCCATCCAAGATGATGAGAAGATACACCTGTGCTAATGGTAAGAAGTCATTTTGTTATGATTTCATTTGCCTGAATAACATTGCATTGGCTCAAGATGAAGGCTGGATTAATACGATACTCTCAACGATTCTAAAATCTGCAATTGAG TTCGATTTACTTCGCTCCGAAATTGTAATCCCTGGAAGTGAAATTCGAGGGTGGTTCAGTAATCAAAGTGTGGGAAGTTCAGGAAGcgtg TTCGATTTACTTCGCTCCGAAATTGTAATCCCTGGAAGTAAAATTCGAGGGTGGTTCAGTAATCAAAGTGTGGGAAGTTCAGGAAGcgtg TTCAATTTACTTCGCTCTGAAATTGTAATCCCTGGAAGTGAAATTCCAGGGTGGTTCAGTAATCAAAGTGTGGGACATTCAGTAAACGTGGATCTTCCTCCGCCATCATGTACCGACTGGCTGGGGATTgccttttgtgttgtttttcaaGAACCTAAGCAAAACTTGGTCAATCCACCTGCCCCTCCTGATTGTGATGTGTTCAATATAGTTTTAGATTTTTACGGTTTCAAAGTGACCTACACAATAGGGTCTCTTATGTCAGAACACCTTTGGGTATTTTATTTGGATCGTTCTAGATGTCTTCATCAGGAACAGTTTTTGTTCGAAACTTACTTTGGTCCTTATAGATGGAGAATAGTAAAAGCAGAATTGAATGCAGTGAAGAAGTGTGGGGCTCGTTTGCTATACAAACAAGATTTAGAAGAACTCATCCAAACACTAAAAATCTTGAAATGTACACATGAATATCGTGATGAGGCAGCTCCAATTGGACCTGGAAGTCCTAGTTTCAACGATACAAAACAAATCTGCACAAGGCATTCTTACCAGTCACCATCGATTTATCCCATCAGCTTCATTGTCTCTATTGCTTCACCATCTTAA
- the LOC114827730 gene encoding disease resistance protein RPV1 isoform X2, protein MALTLSTQRASTSFLSNESAPRWRYDVFLSFRGVDTREGFVSHLYHELCNCQGITTFFDDQELERGTSIPPELLSAIKASHTAIVVLSPNYASSKWCLDELRNIVECMEARKSILPVFYETNPSDIGNQRASFAKALAEHEEKFSSTEDKKKVTQWRADLKKVSKISGWHSKNFKSEGQLIDDIVKCVRRKVQATWTLLDSSQKLVGTDSALEQLSLLLAHDANDVRFIGITGMGGVGKTTLAKLVYDKIFHHFEVHCFLENVREVSVRKRTLVRLQKQLLSPILKENIENVSDQQWGIIYTKKCLCNKKVLLVLDDVDQINQLQALAGKEDWFGMGSRIIVTTRNERLLVEHDITLCHNVKVLKDAEALKLFSLHAFRKDQPEKDFLELSKYFINHAGGLPLALQILGSALFKRGLDAWRSERHNLSKIPKPEIFDQLKISYDGLEEMQKSIFLDVACFHKGKYTEQVIEILDNSNSFGISSRIVIDVLIEKSLLCQDHNNGIWMHDLIQEMAWKIVGDESKEPGLHSRLWLYEDIIRVFMTNTGTGAIEAISLCLPKVEEVRQWNWQAFSKLHGLRILEFDNLIFSSCPEFLPCSLRTINWRFYPSEFLPTNFQLRFLTQLKMYGSKLVRLWEGKMDLPNLKYIDLCNSNKLMSTPDFSSLPNLETLKLSYCKNLVEIHPSIAVLKRLKSLCLDCHSIKSLPSEFEMDSLEVLSLDDCYNLKKIPEFGEHMKNLKSISFSGSAIEEIPSSIGHLVGLKVLHLRYCKNLKKIPEFGEQMKNLESIDLRSSAIEEIPSSIGHLVGLQKFYLDNCKNLKKIPEFGEQMKNLESISFSGSAIEEIPSSIGHLVGLKVLHLHNCKNLKKIPEFGEQMKNLELIVLSGSAIEEIPSSIGHLVGLKVLHLDNCKNLKKIPEFGEQMKNLELIALSGSAIEEIPSSIGHLVSLYELHLDNCKNLEKIPEFGEQMKNLESIVLSGSAIEEIPSSIGHLVGLKELYLNNCKNLKKIPEFGEQMKNLAFIDLIGSAIEEVPLSFGHLVGLQKLHLDNCKNLKKILEFGEQKKNLESIALSGSAIEEIPSSIGHLVGLKYLRLSNSKNLFSNPPHWGLVFSSLTRLCSLIELSLRDCELYEGDIPDDIGCLSFLEELELSGNNFVSLPESIRCLSKLRRLDLDRCKSLQELPPLPSERYLWVNVHNCTSLKRLLDPSKMMRRYTCANGKKSFCYDFICLNNIALAQDEGWINTILSTILKSAIEFDLLRSEIVIPGSEIRGWFSNQSVGSSGSVFNLLRSEIVIPGSEIPGWFSNQSVGHSVNVDLPPPSCTDWLGIAFCVVFQEPKQNLVNPPAPPDCDVFNIVLDFYGFKVTYTIGSLMSEHLWVFYLDRSRCLHQEQFLFETYFGPYRWRIVKAELNAVKKCGARLLYKQDLEELIQTLKILKCTHEYRDEAAPIGPGSPSFNDTKQICTRHSYQSPSIYPISFIVSIASPS, encoded by the exons ATGGCATTGACTTTGAGCACCCAAAGAGCCTCCACATCTTTTCTTTCGAATGAATCAGCTCCTCGATGGAGGTATGATGTGTTTTTGAGTTTCCGGGGTGTAGACACCCGTGAGGGTTTTGTATCCCATTTATACCATGAATTGTGCAATTGCCAAGGAATTACGACTTTCTTTGACGATCAAGAGCTTGAAAGAGGCACAAGTATTCCTCCAGAGCTCCTAAGTGCAATCAAAGCATCGCACACAGCAATCGTTGTTCTCTCTCCAAACTATGCTTCTTCCAAATGGTGCTTGGACGAACTCAGAAACATTGTTGAATGCATGGAAGCGAGGAAATCAATTCTGCCGGTCTTTTATGAGACAAATCCATCTGACATAGGAAATCAGAGGGCGTCTTTTGCCAAAGCCTTGGCTGAGCATGAAGAAAAGTTCAGTAGTACCGAAGACAAAAAGAAGGTGACCCAGTGGAGAGCAGATTTGAAAAAAGTATCCAAAATTTCTGGGTGGCATTCGAAGAATTTTAA GTCTGAAGGACAGCTAATTGATGACATCGTCAAATGTGTGCGGCGGAAAGTGCAAGCTACATGGACGCTATTAGATTCCTCGCAGAAGTTAGTCGGAACTGATTCTGCACTCGAGCAACTAAGTTTGCTGTTAGCTCATGATGCAAATGATGTTCGATTTATTGGGATAACTGGGATGGGTGGCGTAGGCAAGACTACTCTTGCTAAGCTAGTTTATGATAAAATCTTCCATCATTTTGAAGTTCACTGCTTTCTTGAAAACGTTAGAGAGGTTTCTGTAAGAAAGCGTACTCTAGTTCGTCTTCAAAAACAACTTCTTTCCCCAATCTtgaaagaaaatattgaaaacgTTAGTGACCAACAATGGGGAATCATTTACACTAAGAAATGCTTATGCAACAAAAAGGTTCTTCTTGTACTTGATGATGTGGATCAAATAAACCAGCTACAAGCACTAGCTGGAAAGGAAGATTGGTTTGGCATGGGAAGTAGAATTATCGTTACAACTAGAAATGAACGTCTGCTGGTCGAGCATGACATAACATTATGTCATAATGTCAAGGTGTTAAAGGATGCCGAAGCACTAAAGCTCTTTAGCCTGCATGCCTTCAGAAAAGACCAACCTGAGAAAGATTTTTTGGAACTGTCCAAATATTTCATTAATCATGCTGGAGGCCTTCCATTAGCTCTTCAAATTTTGGGGTCGGCTTTGTTTAAGAGAGGGCTAGATGCTTGGCGTAGCGAGCGGCATAATTTGTCAAAAATTCCAAAGCCAGAAATTTTTGATCAACTTAAAATAAGTTATGATGGACTAGAAGAGATGCAAAAGAGCATTTTTCTCGATGTTGCATGTTTCCACAAAGGGAAGTACACAGAGCAAGTAATTGAAATACTAGATAATTCTAATTCTTTTGGAATTTCTAGCCGTATTGTGATAGATGTTCTAATTGAGAAGTCTCTCCTCTGTCAAGATCACAACAATGGCATATGGATGCATGATTTGATACAAGAAATGGCATGGAAAATTGTTGGTGATGAGTCTAAAGAGCCTGGTCTACATAGTAGGTTGTGGCTTTACGAGGACATTATACGTGTATTCATGACCAATACG GGTACGGGAGCAATTGAAGCAATATCCTTATGCTTGCCCAAAGTAGAGGAGGTACGCCAATGGAATTGGCAAGCCTTCTCTAAGCTCCATGGACTGAGGATTTTGGAATTCGataatttgattttttcttCATGCCCCGAATTTCTTCCATGTTCCTTGAGAACTATAAATTGGAGATTCTATCCATCCGAGTTTCTTCCAACCAACTTTCAACTGCGTTTTCTTACTCAACTCAAGATGTATGGGAGCAAACTTGTTCGGCTATGGGAGGGAAAAATG GACTTGCCCAACTTGAAATATATCGATCTTTGCAACTCCAATAAATTGATGAGTACTCCAGATTTCAGCAGTCTTCCAAATCTTGAGACGTTGAAACTTTCGTATTGTAAGAATTTAGTTGAGATCCACCCGTCTATTGCAGTCCTCAAAAGACTTAAATCTTTGTGTCTTGACTGCCACAGTATTAAGAGCCTCCCAAGTGAGTTTGAAATGGATTCCCTTGAGGTTCTCTCTCTTGATGACTGCTACAATCTGAAAAAGATTCCAGAATTTGGGGAGCATATGAAGAATTTGAAGTCAATTAGCTTCAGTGGTAGTGCGATCGAGGAAATACCTTCATCAATTGGACATCTGGTTGGCCTCAAGGTGTTGCATCTTCGTTATtgcaaaaatctgaaaaagATTCCAGAATTTGGGGAGCAGATGAAGAATTTGGAGTCGATTGACTTACGTAGTAGTGCGATCGAGGAAATACCTTCATCAATTGGACATCTGGTTGGCCTTCAGAAGTTTTATCTAGATAATtgcaaaaatctgaaaaagATTCCAGAATTTGGGGAGCAGATGAAGAATTTGGAGTCGATTAGCTTCAGTGGTAGTGCGATCGAGGAAATACCTTCATCAATTGGACATCTGGTTGGCCTTAAGGTGTTGCATCTAC ATAACtgcaaaaatctgaaaaagATTCCAGAATTTGGGGAGCAGATGAAGAATTTGGAGTTGATTGTCTTAAGTGGTAGTGCGATCGAGGAAATACCTTCATCAATTGGACATCTGGTTGGCCTTAAGGTGTTGCATCTAGATAATtgcaaaaatctgaaaaagATTCCAGAATTTGGGGAGCAGATGAAGAATTTGGAGTTGATTGCCTTAAGTGGTAGTGCGATTGAGGAAATACCTTCATCAATTGGACATCTGGTTAGCCTTTATGAGTTGCATCTAGATAATTGcaaaaatctggaaaagattCCAGAATTTGGGGAGCAGATGAAGAATTTGGAGTCGATTGTCTTAAGTGGTAGTGCGATCGAGGAAATACCTTCATCAATTGGACATCTGGTTGGCCTTAAGGAGTTGTATCTAAATAATtgcaaaaatctgaaaaagATTCCAGAATTTGGGGAGCAGATGAAGAATTTGGCGTTCATTGACTTAATTGGTAGTGCGATCGAGGAAGTACCTTTATCCTTTGGACATCTGGTTGGCCTTCAGAAGTTGCATCTAGATAATtgcaaaaatctgaaaaagATTCTAGAATTTGGGGAGCAGAAGAAGAATTTGGAGTCGATTGCCTTAAGTGGTAGTGCGATCGAGGAAATACCTTCATCAATTGGACATCTGGTTGGCCTTAAATATTTGCGTCTATCGAATAGCAAAAATCTCTTCTCTAATCCTCCTCATTGGGGTTTGGTGTTCTCTTCTCTAACTCGTTTATGCTCTTTGATAGAGTTATCTCTAAGAGATTGTGAACTCTATGAAGGGGATATCCCCGATGATATTGGCTGCTTGTCCTTTCTGGAAGAATTGGAACTTAGTGGAAATAATTTCGTCAGTCTACCTGAAAGCATTAGATGCCTTTCTAAGCTTCGGCGTCTTGATCTCGATAGGTGCAAAAGCCTTCAAGAATTGCCCCCTCTTCCATCAGAGCGTTATTTGTGGGTGAATGTACACAATTGTACTTCCTTAAAAAGGTTGTTAGATCCATCCAAGATGATGAGAAGATACACCTGTGCTAATGGTAAGAAGTCATTTTGTTATGATTTCATTTGCCTGAATAACATTGCATTGGCTCAAGATGAAGGCTGGATTAATACGATACTCTCAACGATTCTAAAATCTGCAATTGAG TTCGATTTACTTCGCTCCGAAATTGTAATCCCTGGAAGTGAAATTCGAGGGTGGTTCAGTAATCAAAGTGTGGGAAGTTCAGGAAGcgtg TTCAATTTACTTCGCTCTGAAATTGTAATCCCTGGAAGTGAAATTCCAGGGTGGTTCAGTAATCAAAGTGTGGGACATTCAGTAAACGTGGATCTTCCTCCGCCATCATGTACCGACTGGCTGGGGATTgccttttgtgttgtttttcaaGAACCTAAGCAAAACTTGGTCAATCCACCTGCCCCTCCTGATTGTGATGTGTTCAATATAGTTTTAGATTTTTACGGTTTCAAAGTGACCTACACAATAGGGTCTCTTATGTCAGAACACCTTTGGGTATTTTATTTGGATCGTTCTAGATGTCTTCATCAGGAACAGTTTTTGTTCGAAACTTACTTTGGTCCTTATAGATGGAGAATAGTAAAAGCAGAATTGAATGCAGTGAAGAAGTGTGGGGCTCGTTTGCTATACAAACAAGATTTAGAAGAACTCATCCAAACACTAAAAATCTTGAAATGTACACATGAATATCGTGATGAGGCAGCTCCAATTGGACCTGGAAGTCCTAGTTTCAACGATACAAAACAAATCTGCACAAGGCATTCTTACCAGTCACCATCGATTTATCCCATCAGCTTCATTGTCTCTATTGCTTCACCATCTTAA
- the LOC139188693 gene encoding uncharacterized protein — MANLAKLDFAALDITGKNYLTSVLDTKIHLEAANLGDTIREESRSSSQDWANAMIFIRRHLDEALKSEYLTVEDPLAIWKALRNRYNQLTTMKLCGDTITEEMLLEKTFSTFRASNMLLQQQYRARGFTDYNQLIYVIPVAEQNNELLMKNHNSRPGS; from the exons atggcaaacttggcaaagcttgatttcgctgccctggacattactgGAAAAAATTACCTTACCTCggtactggataccaagatccatctggaagcagcgaatcttggagataccatcaggGAAGAGAGTAGGTCATCCTCTCAAGATTGGGCAAATGCCATGATTTTTATTCGtcgccatcttgatgaggcactaaagagcgagtacttaacggttgaagatccgttagccATCTGGAAGGCCTTGAGAAACAGATACAATCAACTGACAACG ATGAAGCTCTGTGGGGATACTATTACTGAGGAAATGTtattggaaaagactttcagcacatttCGTGCCTCTAACATGCTCCTGCAACAACAGTATAGAGCGCGAGGCTTCACTGATTACAACCAGCTGATATATGTGATCCCGGTagctgaacagaacaatgagctcctgatgaaaaaccataattcccgacctggtagctga